From the genome of Natrinema marinum:
GGTGCGGCGGGCACGCGGCCCTCGAGTTTGCCTACGAGTTCGTCGTTGGTCTGCTCGCGGGTCCAGTCGGCGATCTCCTCGCGCAAGGCGTCACGGTGCTCGAGGCGCTCGGGGGTCGTGGGGTACTCCTCTGCGAGGTCCTCGCGGTCCATTATATCGCAGAGTTCCGCCCAGTGGTTGTTGTTGAACGCGGCGATGACGGCGTAGCCGTCGTCGGTCTCGAAGGCGTTGTAGGGGAACAGCGTAGGGTGGGAGTTGCCCCGCCGGGTGGGGGCCTCGCCGGTGTAGGACTGCTGGTAGATGGCGCGCTCGGTGAAGCTGATCATGGAGTCGTACATGCCGGTGTCGACGTACTGGCCCTCGCCGGTCTGTTCGCGGTGGTTGACGGCGGCGAGGATGCCGATGCAGTTCAGCGTCGCGGTGAAGAGGTCGCCGACGCCGGGACCGGTCTTCGTCGGCGGGCCGTCGGGCTGGCCGGTGGTCTCCATGACGCCACCCAGGGCCTGCGCGATGAGGTCGAAGGAGGGCTGGCCCTGTCGGTCAGTCTCGCCGGTGCGCGGGTCGCCGAAGCCCCGGATCGAGGAGTAGATGAGATCGGGGTTGTGTTCTTTCAGCGTCTCGTAACCGAGGCCGTACTTTTCCATCGTCCCCGCGCGGTAGTTCTCGACGACGATGTCGGCCTCCTCGACGAGCGAGAGGAAGTCCTCGCGGTCGTCCTCCTCGCGGAAGTTCAGTTCGATGCTCTTCTTGCCGCGATTGACGCTCTGGAAGTAGCCCCCGTAGGCTTCTTCTTCGGGGTCGTCGACGAACGGCGGGTTCGACCGGATCATGTCGCCGCCCGGTCGCTCGATTTTGACCACGTCCGCGCCCAGGTCCGCGAGCAACATCGTACAGTACGGCCCGGCGAGCACCTGCGTTAGATCAACGACACGAAGGTTGGAAAGCGCTCCCATAGTCTGTACGCCCACCTTACCAAACCATTACCAAAACCCTTACCATCGATCATGTAGTTGAGTTCGCCTACCAGGGGACGTGGGAACGCCCGACATAGGGACGCTGCTAGGACGTTTAAGGTGTATTATCATGGAAGATCATTAGGTTTATACCCGAGTCCCTCATGGTTCTGGATACGATGTCCCAAACGGTCGTCCTCGGCGTGATCGGCTCCGATGCCCACGTCGTTGGCATCACAATCCTAGAGCAAGCCTTCAGTGCAGCCGGCTTCGATGTCGTCAACCTCGGCGTCCAGACCTCCCAAGAGGAGTTCGCCGAGGCCGCGGTAGCCCACGACGCCGAGGCTGTACTGGTCTCGTCGCTCTACGGACACGCCGAGCAGGACTGC
Proteins encoded in this window:
- the mct gene encoding succinyl-CoA:mesaconate CoA-transferase — protein: MGALSNLRVVDLTQVLAGPYCTMLLADLGADVVKIERPGGDMIRSNPPFVDDPEEEAYGGYFQSVNRGKKSIELNFREEDDREDFLSLVEEADIVVENYRAGTMEKYGLGYETLKEHNPDLIYSSIRGFGDPRTGETDRQGQPSFDLIAQALGGVMETTGQPDGPPTKTGPGVGDLFTATLNCIGILAAVNHREQTGEGQYVDTGMYDSMISFTERAIYQQSYTGEAPTRRGNSHPTLFPYNAFETDDGYAVIAAFNNNHWAELCDIMDREDLAEEYPTTPERLEHRDALREEIADWTREQTNDELVGKLEGRVPAAPVQTTEEIFDDPHVHARDMLYPVEQPGADRKVEIAGNPIKMSETNPEPRGRAPLLDEHREEVLGEDADAETADD